Part of the Nitrospirota bacterium genome is shown below.
TGAATTTACAATAAAATCCACTTCGCTTCCCGCCTGTGTCCGCCAATACCGTATAGAATCAGGGTCATCAGAACTTTTAATCAGTTCACTCCACACGAGGGTTTCGATGAGCTTTCCGCTGTCAGGCCGTAATTCAATAGGACTGAAATTATTAACCATTGCATTTCTAATCCCATTATCCATGGCATACACCTTAGGCATCTTGCTTAACTCTTTTCTTATATTTGTGAAAAAGGGTCTGACCCTTTTGAAAACGTTAACGTCTTTCCTGACATAGCTGTTGTAAATCTCTTTAAGCAATCTTTTCTTAATCTCATAATCTTTTTCAATAATGATTTCCGGATAACCTCCGTATAAGCAGAATTCACTAAGGAGTGAGTTTAGTGTAATCCAAAAAAGCGTATTGGTCTCTTGTATGGAAAGATTATTTACTCAGCAGGATTATTTATGGAGTCCAGCAGCTCTTCATCATCAAGATTGAAATAAAATATATTTTGAGGTGAAATACCTTCTGCTGTTAAATGTTCCATGACCTGATACATCAAAGTGGTTTTTCCAACCTGGCGTGCACCTGTGATTATGATGATATGATTTTGTGACAGATAAGGCAAAACAGAAGGAAACATATCCCTGTTGATATATGACGAAAAGGTAAAACCTTTACTTCTCCATGGATTTTGCAATAAGAAACTGTCAAAATTAATCATTTTAAATACCTTATAACTTTTATGTCAGAAATTGTATGTAGTTGTGTACAAATACTGGCATAAAAGTTATAAGGATGTCAATATTTAGTAAAAAAATGATATTGCAATAACGTTTTTATTAAGAAATATGTTATTTGCCAATCAGTTACAACACATTGAATTCCGAATTCCATGGACAGTATATCTATTGCTCTTAATCGAGTATGCGGTCTTTCATCAGAAAATCTCCATAGCTCACCCTCCCCCTGCCCCCTCCCGTCAAGGGAGGGGGGATAAACATAAGCCTCCCTCTCCCCCGGCGGGAGAGCTGCAACTAAATTCCTCCCCCCTCCTTTGCGGGGGGAGGCAGGAGGGGGGCACCGGGTGAGGGGGTCTTATTTTCATCAACCTTTGTGAGTCGAAGGCTCATGACAGTTCATCCGAAAATCCCTTCCGGCGGGGTAAGAAAACCCCGCCTATCCATTTCTACGAGGATAGGCGGGACATTCTTGTCCCGCTGATTTT
Proteins encoded:
- a CDS encoding DUF4143 domain-containing protein, which codes for MLKEIYNSYVRKDVNVFKRVRPFFTNIRKELSKMPKVYAMDNGIRNAMVNNFSPIELRPDSGKLIETLVWSELIKSSDDPDSIRYWRTQAGSEVDFIVNSLPIEVKYSNFKSPKIQRSLKHYIEQYKPGNVIVVTKDFAGETYDGETIVTFVPVYLMPWVERLQGSPF
- a CDS encoding AAA family ATPase; translation: MINFDSFLLQNPWRSKGFTFSSYINRDMFPSVLPYLSQNHIIIITGARQVGKTTLMYQVMEHLTAEGISPQNIFYFNLDDEELLDSINNPAE